The nucleotide sequence TGAATACATGTTTAAAGCTGTGACTGATTTGGATGTGGTAGTTTTTTATAATCCAAATCTTGTTATTATTGGATTCCTTGTCTGAGAGTTCTCAATGGGGGTTCTAACTTCCTGGTTATCAAAGTGATACTAACTTTCTAAATGAAATCTCAGGTACATCCCGAAGGCAAATATGTGGTGGATCTAGATAAGAGCATTGATATCACAAAGATCACACCTTCAACAAGAGTTGCTCTTCGGAATGACAGCTATATGCTCCATCTTATCCTACCAAGCAAAGTTGATCCATTGGTCAATCTCATGAAAGTTGAGAAGGTTCCTGATTCTACTTATGATATGATTGGAGGCCTTGACCAGCAAATTAAAGAGATCAAAGAGGTTTGTTTTGAACTAAAATGCGTTATCATCAAAATATGCACATTCTGATTTGTGAAGTCAACTTTTAGGTCATCGAGCTTCCAATCAAACACCCAGAGCTGTTTGAGAGCCTTGGAATTGCCCAACCAAAGGTTTGTTTTCTCCCTTGAAGACCATCTTAACTTATTTGCACTTTACATGTAGGTGGAAAAGACTGAGATCTTATTTATTTTTCAGGGTGTCCTCCTTTATGGACCTCCGGGCACAGGAAAGACGTTGCTGGCACGTGCGGTTGCTCATCACACTGACTGCACCTTCATCAGGGTGTCTGGTTCTGAGTTGGTTCAGAAGTATATTGGTGAGGGCTCCCGGATGGTTCGCGAACTCTTTGTTATGGCCAGGTAGGCTGAGTAAATATCTCCACATTTCTTTTCCTGCTGTACCTGAAGCATTAGTTGTTTGTGAGTTGAAGCATAATTTTGCATATACATATTCTGTTATTATCTTTCATTGTGGGCTTAGTTATCTGGTTATCTCATTGCAGGGAACATGCACCATCCATTAtatttatggatgaaattgacTCTATTGGATCTGCTAGAATGGAGTCTGGAACTGGCAATGGTGATAGTGAAGTGCAACGTACCATGCTTGAACTTCTAAACCAGCTTGATGGTTTTGAAGCATCAAACAAAATTAAGGTACACATCACTTGTGCTGAATAAGTGATTTGTAAATGTAGAATATTGTGATGTGATGTTTTAAATATTTAATGCAGGTTTTGATGGCAACGAACAGAATAGACATCTTGGATCAAGCCCTTCTGAGGCCTGGCCGCATAGACAGGAAGATTGAATTTCCAAATCCCAATGAGGATGTATGTTCGGCTAATTCGTCCTGTTATACCTGTTGATTTTACATGGCTACTCCTGCTGACAGGGTTCTTAATCTTTTGCCCTTGCAGTCACGTTTCGATATCTTGAAGATTCATTCAAGAAAAATGAACTTGATGCGTGGTATTGATCTGAAAAAGATCGCGGAAAAGATGAATGGGGCCTCAGGAGCTGAGCTCAAGGTTTGTTAAATCCACTTCATCTGATGAACTGTGTGGTGCCTCTTATTTCAATTTTATGATGtttgctgtttgtccatccaTTCAAGCAGAAAGTTATGTTCGCGCATCTTTTTAGTCACAACTCACAATAATGCTTATGATTATGGAGTCGAGAGTTCAGAAAGCTTGCTCATATAGCAATCTCTAGCTGATACATCTTGGACCTCAGCACattattttttttagaatttcttGTTTTAACTGGGATTTCAATGCTTATTACCAAGCCTATGTGATCTTATAGTTCCTATACGTGCATAGCTTTGTCTTTTAGTGGCTCAATGTTGCTATTTTTTTTATATACCTTGTGTTGATTCGAAGTAACTCAGACTGATTTTTTCCTTCCATTTTTTGTTCTTCAGGCCGTCTGCACAGAGGCTGGAATGTTTGCTCTCCGCGAGAGAAGGGTGCACGTTACCCAGGAGGACTTCGAGATGGCAGTGGCCAAGGTGATGAAGAAAGACACGGAGAAGAACATGTCCCTGCGCAAGCTCTGGAAGTGAGGCTCATGCCTTGTACCCACCTTTCACGGCCTCCCTGAAGCGAGTGCCTTCATCTTCTTATATCTCTGCCAAAGCAGTGTGGAATGGTGTAGCGGCATGCTCTGGACCTTTGCGATGTGCTTTAAGTTATGCCGTGCATGCCTATATATATGTTTAAAGTTTTCCTTATAACGGTTGTAGTACTTTATTGCAAAGTTGAATTTGATCAGATCAGTTAGATTATGGTACTAATGCATTGCTAGCTCGCGATGTACTGCGTTCCAGTTCGCACTTGGTTTGCAGTTTGCCAGCCCACTCGTAATGAACACTGCATAATGGTTGCTGCTCTGATCTGATTATCCATGCGATGTTCCCTTTGGTGTGTAATATGCATTGCAATGTTGTGGCCCATTCAATCTGGCCCTGTCTGAGCTATGTTGTTTTGTGGCCCTGTCtgagctatgttgttttcacgtTGTTAGAGCATCTCTTAGCCTAAGGGCTCTTTTATTCGACACCTAAAAACCTTTTTTCCCCTAAGATAAGAAAGGGAAAAACCGGGTCTCAAATGGTTTCCTATCTGAATCCCCTCAACAGTCAACATCCATGCTTGCTTGTAAATCTCTTCTATATGCTGGTTTTTCTCTGTTCCATGCTTGTTTTTAATGAATTTTCATTGTCTCCACCGCTTTGCTGCCACTGCCCACCGTAGGCACTGCCTAGCCGCATTTTATTGGTATCTGTTGGCAGAATTGAAGATAAAAAAATACTCTCTGCTCATTTTTCATTTTAGCCACCTAGAAAAAATGACCGTTTGCAACAGAATTTAGTGCTTACAACTTTGCCGTGCTGGTGGGGTTTGATTCCCCAGATCACTGTGCAATAAGACCATCAGAAGCTTACCTGAAAAATCAGATTGGTCTCCATCAGACATCAGTGGACGGCAG is from Miscanthus floridulus cultivar M001 chromosome 7, ASM1932011v1, whole genome shotgun sequence and encodes:
- the LOC136466842 gene encoding 26S proteasome regulatory subunit 8 homolog A, with translation MATVAMDISKPTPAASGDEAAAAAKGRSGAGGEGLRQYYLQHIHDLQLQIRQKTHNLNRLEAQRNDLNSRVRMLREELQLLQEPGSYVGEVVKVMGKSKVLVKVHPEGKYVVDLDKSIDITKITPSTRVALRNDSYMLHLILPSKVDPLVNLMKVEKVPDSTYDMIGGLDQQIKEIKEVIELPIKHPELFESLGIAQPKGVLLYGPPGTGKTLLARAVAHHTDCTFIRVSGSELVQKYIGEGSRMVRELFVMAREHAPSIIFMDEIDSIGSARMESGTGNGDSEVQRTMLELLNQLDGFEASNKIKVLMATNRIDILDQALLRPGRIDRKIEFPNPNEDSRFDILKIHSRKMNLMRGIDLKKIAEKMNGASGAELKAVCTEAGMFALRERRVHVTQEDFEMAVAKVMKKDTEKNMSLRKLWK